TCTGTGATGCACTTTATATCCAGAATGTACATCTTCATTTAGGAGCATAGATTTCACAGTGTACAGTgtgtcttttctttctcttttcaaaATTATCTTCACTCTTGTCTTTTAAACCTACCAATAACcatctttaatttttttttaaatatgttttagtATGGGTAGTCTCCTTCACTTCTTTGTTTAAAAAGTAGTCAATGCATCAGAAATATAAAACGCATTATGTCAATTATTAAGTATAATTTTTCAATTAttcatgtttttgtcatttgtAGGCCTAGTCCATTACATACACTTTTAAGTGTGTATACATTTTAtgtaatagaaatgtatttttattccTAATAATAATTTGTAATCATAATTTAAGCATAAGGGGAAGGGTATCGGCCTCTAGGGGCGGGACAAGGCATGTTCGGAATTGCTTCTCCTCCCACATGTTGAATATTAATGAGAGAAAATAGTCTGCGAGCCTATACGTAGTGACGACACACGAAAACTGCGGGCCCGGATTGCAGCAGCCCCTTGTCACTGTGACGAAGATTGGCACTAAGGTAAGCTGTCACTCAAATTCCTCTTTTTTTTCGTCGCCCATCAATCTAACAATCGACGCAACATGCTTGAATGCAATGGCTCGCCATGGAATGAGCCAATGTGCACTTTGCAGAATGAACAGTGAGCCAAAAGACTGATCACACATAAAGGCAAGCTGTTGtggcgagagaaaaaaaagatgtcCGCTTGTTTGGAGAAGGCGCATTGGAAATGGTGAATGAGAAGGCCAAGCGTGTGTTCACTAATCTACAGACCATTGGACTTTCGAATGTTATTATGAGAGATACCTAGTGATAACCGCAATGTAGATGGGATGTGTGCTgttgacatttttatttgttcAACATTTGAAAGCACCAATATTATCTGATGCATGTAGCCTGAGCCGCTATACGATCTTTAGACAGCGAGGGTAGGATACATTGGTCATGAAATTGACACGAAATTGTATGCACTTTTTGTTTGTTATGGAAACACATTTGATTTATTaccttatttatttttgcaaatggatACGGCTGGCTAAGGAGAGATTCATGGGCCTAGTGTCCCAGTTTAGGATGATACTTGGTGAACATTACGAACTGTAGATGCACAACTACTGCGTTGAAAAATGCtttatttaatcaaaatgtgTGGCCGGAAGTTAGGGCTACTGACTGTACAACATACCTCCCACCCTGCACGCGCGTGAATTGATAACTGCACTGTCTTAATTCCATTCTGATACACGCATACAGTGACCAAGCATTTACCACACTCCAAAAAAATATGAATCCTCCTACCCCAGAATGAAAGGCCCTGTGTTGACATAGTACCCTGACTCTATGTTCTTCATTGGCTATGTATGTATCATGCAATGGTTATATCTAATCTATGACAACAACGAAAACCTAATCTAAACCCCATGTCTGATGCATGTGTCTGTAGGACTGGTAACCACACAGGTCTTGGACTGGAATGCCCGTGTATTGGCAGCGACCATAATGGAAGCCCAGTCGGCATCTCTAGATGAGTACCCGGAGGTGGATCAGGTAAGAGATTGAAGACGAGGAGGAGTGAAGTTTGAACATTTTACAAAGTGGGTGGCCATATTCCAATGAATGAGCTGTGTGATGTTATATACCCCAAACTTAACCACAAATTCACTAGTAAATTAACTGTCTGAAGAAGGGTGTTCCTGTCCTGAATTCCCAATTTCAATGAGCTGCTGTGAAAATTAATATGACACACTTTAAAAGGCTATCAATCCTCTGGACTCCATGGCCTTTCAGCAAACATGGCAGAGATCGTGGGGGCTGAGACTAAGCACATCTTCTAGCGCTCACATAAATGTGTATTTTAACACATTTGCCTTTCAAGTCATTGTGGCAATCACAAGGGCAAGGACCATCAATATCCAGAGACCGTGAGTGGGGGAATGTTTTTCAAATACTGTAACAGCCACACATCTACAGTGTGCACGTAGGAGAGAGGCAATATTCATCATCATACATGTCtttttaatataatatatgccatttagcatatGCTTTTatctatacagaacaaaaatataaacgccacatataaagtgttggtcccatgtttcatgagctgaaataaaagatcccagatgttttccatacgcacaaaaagcttatttctctcattgtgtgtactaaatttgtttacatccctgttagtgagcatttctcttttgccaagataatccatccacctgacagctgtggcattaaacagcaggatcattacacaggtgcaccttgtgctggggacagtaaaaggccactctaaaatgtgagcggttttgttacacaacacaatgccacgaaggtctcaagttttgagggagtgtgcaattggcatgttgactgcaggaatgtccaccagagcttttgccagagaattgaatgttcatttctctaccaacgtcgttttggcagttcgtccaaccggcctcacaaccgcagaccacgtgtaagcacaccagcccaggacctccacatctggcttattCACCTGCTGGATCGACTGAGACCAGacaaccggacagctgatgaaagatagactggttttctgatccagccccctatttttttttttataaaggtatctgtgaccaacagatgcatatctgtagtcccagccatgtgaaatccatagatcaaggcctaaggaatttatttcaattgactgatttccttatatgaactctgactcagtaaaatctttgaaattgttgcatgttgcgttttatatttttgttccgtataaAATCACTTGCAGTCATGAgtgcataattttttttatgtatgggtggtcccaTTAATCAAACCCACTGTCCTGGCATTGCACGctctatgctctaccaactgtgcTACAGAGGACCACTTTAAAAACCAATGAATGTCAGATCTAGTGAACAATTAGGCATAGCTGGAATGAGCCTGACCTGAGGCAGTGTAGGACAGTGTCGTGTTCACTAGAAACAAAATGGAAGGAACTGTTGAAACAGGGAAGGACTAGAATGGATCATGAGTAATTTATAACTTGAGTGTAGAAGTTACAGACAGTGTATTCATCAGGGTTCAATGTGAGTGATAAATGGCTAAGGCGGTCTCTGTAAGCCGCTGAATTGAGACAGTGTTGTGAGTGGAAAGAGACAGAccaatatctctctcctctccctggggtGTGTGTACTCACCCCATTACCACCCTGAGGGGAGTCATCCACCAACCACTGACTAACTTTACTGGATTTCACGCCtatcccctcccttctcttccacTCTCCTTCTATTTTATCTGCCTGGTTTCCCGCTCTTCTCTTTACCATACTTGTCTCTTCCCTGGGTAAAGGTCTTGGTGCAGATGCGCGTGGGAGCGGATGCAGACGGGGATCCGGAGCAGAGTCTGACCGAGGGAAGCGAGGGGGGAGCAGGCAGCCCCTCTGCCATGCAGCCCCAGACGCCCATGGACACAGACAAGCAGGCCATCTACAGGTAGGCGAGTCATGGTACTCCTCCACTCCGTCCTCATCAGAGCTGTTTTCCACTTTTTTTCCCTCCTCCTTCATTTTCCTTCCCTTGTCCTGTTTATGACTGTgaacttgtgtgtttgtgtaccttCATTAACTGCGTCTACTGTAGCGTTAATCCTTTGCACTCGCGTGTGTATCGTAGGCACCCCCTGTTCCCTCTGCTGGCCCTACTCTTTGAGAAGTGTGAGCAGTCGACTCAGAGCTCGGACTGCGTCAGCTCTGCCAGCTTCAATGTGGACATTGAGAACTTTGTCCGCAGCCAGAAGAAAGAGGGCAAGGGCTTCTTCTGTGACGACCCAGACGTGGACAACCTGGTGAGGAACTCTGCACGACCAGGGTCTTGTTCATTTGGGCATGCAACTGAAAACGTTTGAAAATGTTCTGCAACTGAAAACGTTTGAAAATGTTCTGCAACTGAAAAAAAATTGTTGTTTCTTATTGGATATACCCAGTTGGTCCTtttctgtttcagtctgttttcttccttttggtacctaatgaacatgacctagCTATTCCACGTCTGTCTTTGACGTTAAAAGAGAATATTACGAAGTTCCACGGCTGTTGTGCCCCTCAACAAACCACTCTTGAATTGCCTCTTTACATCGAGCAATTGAAAGATTGTATGTGTGATGGTAAATGTTTTATCAAAAAGACAGAAATAAATGTTGTGACCCATGTCTTTATTGGGAAGAACTGAAGAGACATGACTGACCAGCAAACTGATGTTGAATGACCTAATTGGTAATGGTTAAGCTTAACCCTTGGCTACGGTCAGGGTTAGAGTTATGGGTTGGCAGCATACCTACCGATGGACCGCTAATgacctgacctttgacctctgaccccagaTGGTGAAGGCCATCCAGGTGCTGCGTATCCACCTCCTGGAGCTGGAGAAAGTGAGCGACTTGTGTAAGGACTTCTGTAGCCGCTACATCGCCTGCCTGCGTACCAAGATGAACAGTGAGACCCTGCTGAGTGGAGGAGATACTGACAGCCCCTGTTCCCCTGTCCAgatacaggtacacacactcacacacaggttatacacacacattttccctTCATAGATTGTTTGTATCTTTCCCAGAGGGAACTTTGGCTATTGTATTGGGATTAAATGATAAGCACATAATAGTACAATTCACACATTATAGGTATAAATTATACAAGATGAACACAAATTTAATGTGAATGCAGTTAGGctaattctgtgtgtgtttcacccaCAGACCTCCAGCCCACTGACAGGAACCCTTAGCCCTCAAGGCATTGTGATGTCAGCCTCAACCCTGCAGCAGGGCAACGTTACCCTGACAACAGTCAATTCTGCTGGCCAAGTGTTAGCAGGTATGTCTCCGTGGCATACCACCTCTACAGGTACCCTCTCCTCTCCGCCTTACTGTGTCCCTGTTAAGACAACTACTAGCAATACTGGGTCATATTAATTATGGTACACCGtcgcaaaacattttgcaacggataACGAAAACAATATTTTCTTATCAGGTTCAGGTAGTACTTCAGGTAGTACTAACTGTTTTAGTCAGTTTTCTTGAATCCGTGAATGTTGCCTCTTTTTTTCAGAGTTGATTTCAGTTGATTATGGTGAGGTGCTGAGGGTCCTTGGTTCAAGGTGTTACCAAAAATGCCCTAACTTTTATTTGTGTATTTGAGCAGGTGGTACAGTGTACCAGCCCATCACAGTAGTCACTCCTCAGGGACAGGTGGTGGGACAAGCTATCTCACCCCAGACAATACGCATCAACAACACACAGGTGAggaatacaccacacacacacagacagacgcacgGTCACAGTCACACAAACTACAGCCGGTTCTGTgacttgactgtgtgtgtgtgtgtgtgtgtgtacagctccAGTTGCAGCTCAATCAGGACCTAAGCAGTTTCTTCACCCAGGAGGACAGCTCATCCAAGAGCAACAAGAGGGGGGTCCTGCCCAAATCAGCCACCAACATCATGCGCACCTGGCTCTTCCAACACATAGGGGTGAGTGAAAAATACCTTGTACCAACCGTTCCTAAGATTAGAATAACTTCACCTATAACTGAATGTATTGTAACCCAGAGTAAAGCTCTGCTAGGTTATTCCAAGGGTGTCTGAGCATGCttgcgtgcgtgtgagtgtgcatgtatTTGAGAGAGAATGATGGCCCCCGTCACGATGGCTCGTCCCATGATGGCTCGGAGCGGTTGCATTGACAGAGACGGATGTGTTAGGTCCTCATATGACTGGCCCATGGTCTGCTGGCTAAATGCTAATCCGAGGTTAATCAGTGGACAGCCCACAGGCCCAATGGTGAATCTAACCAGACTGGTAGCTCACAGAGACCCtttgttccctgtgtgtgtgggtgtcggtgtgtgtttgttgtgtgcctgcgcgtggacgtgtgtgtgtaagagacgGTTAACTAGCAGCCAGATGTTAGAACATCCTAGGCCTCACAAAGACACACTTTGAGATGACGTGTCTTCACTGCAGCTTGTTCCTCTCTGCTTGCTCCCGAGCGGCCAATCCTGGCCCTCAAGCCTTTGTACATCCTAAAGTTGAATCTAAATGCATCCGGGTTGGGACGAAAGCCTAACCTCCCAGTACCTCAGAATTTTCCCCCACATGGCCCACTAGCAATTTATACCGGTGTAAGTAATGGTCCCTGTGGTACCCACAAACGTTGCGTGATAGCAGATCAAGTAACAGAGAAATTGGGTAAAAAGGTATCCGACTAGTGGCCAGGCTGCTCCGAACTCTTAATTCACATAGAAGCGACTTTACTTAATCAACATCTTGTGCCGTTCCAATACAAATTGACCTTTAGTCTTACGTCATCCATCCACAGTCTCTCCCAGTACCTACTCGGCTTAATAGGGAGCTAATAGAACTCATTTGCTGTAAATGATTGTTTGTGTTCtttacccttctctctctttctttctctctcagcatCCCTATCCCACAGAGGACGAGAAGAAACAGCTTGCCATACAGACCAACCTGACCCTGCTGCAGGTCAACAACTGGTGAGGCAATCTTTCacgcacatacccacacacaccttAAACCCAAGCGTAGAAATGTGGCCTCGGATGATTGGCTTAGCCCctgtccgtctctccctctccaggttCATTAATGCTAGGAGGCGGATCCTCCAGCCCATGATGGACAGCAGTGCTTCAGACGCGCCCAAGAGCAGGAAGAGGACTCCCCAGAGCCGGCCCACCCAGCGTTTCTGGCCCATGGCCAACAACATTGCCTCGGCCGGTGTAGGGCAAGAGGTGGCCATGGACGATGACGGTAAATGcccagaaaaacaaataatatgaAAAGTCTGCAACTCTGATATGCTCctgttgtaaatgtattaaaccgCAAGTGAGAAATCACAGTAGGAACATATCAGAGTTCCGGAgatgattttttaatttttttatccccAGTCCTTACTACAGGCTGGGATGAATGTGGTTTTCACACCTTGATATGACTTGATCTTGTCCTTAACACACCGGCCATCTCTATTACCACAATAACCCCGGTCAACTCTTGACTATACGCTGTCCAATTACGTGCTGGTTAGTGGGTGTGGCTGAAGCTTGATCTGTTTCCCCCTGTGCCCTCAGTTACCATGGTGACGATGGGCATGAGTGTAGACGAGCTGCAGACGCTGACCTCAGACAGTGCAACACTGGCCATGCAGCAGGTGATGATGGGAGGACACAGCGAGGAGGAGGACGgcgagagcgaggaggaggaggaagaagaggaggaggaggaggaggggggtgacaTGGCCGGATTGGAGTGACATACCACTACTGCGGGATGTGATGTCACACCCTCATGCATGCCTGTGTTTGACTATATTACTCAACACTCATCACAGTGTCCAAGACAACCCACACTAGGCCTTTAAGGTCCTTCtagaaacagaaaaaaaaatgctatttttATATGTAAAATGTTTGGAATGAaggctgttttatttttttcatttggcTTTTTTGCttagtgtttttattttgtttagtttgttttttaaagaatattTATGTATGAACATTGAATgtccaatatggctgacctgctTTTCAAGGTCTGTTGGATTTCTCTAATAATAAAATGTTCAAGAAAGATTCTCCTCAACTTAGTTTTTTTATTTCGGAGTGTCGACGCAGTGTTTTCAGGGGAGGATATCGACATGATGAACTAGGATGTGTTGGAGGACGTATTGATAGTTGTGCAAAGACGTCTGTACCAAAAAATTCACACATGCTTATGAGTGCAACATCAAAAATGAATCATTGGGAAAAAAGctttttttgtaaaaataaatacatatcttTATGGCATTTAAAAATTATACAGGTTTTTACTTGTGTTCTCTGTACCACATTTCTCTACAAACACTGCTATATAACAGTATATTATACACAGTACATGTTACAGCTATTCCATTTGTCTACATACACAGTTTGTGTGTAGGGATGGAAGGGGCTCACGGTGGAGATGTCGACCTTCTAATGAGACCAAACTTAGGCCAGGATTTAATCTGATCACCCTTTTTGACTATGCCCCACTTACAGGCGATGTTACCACGATCGTGGAGATCGCATTCAAAGTAAACGCTGcagatgtcggctcaatcggaaatgaccttttaatgtcaACTTTGCTACAACGTGGATCCTCCGCAGTCCGTATTGAATCCTGGCCCTAGTTCATCTCCCCAGTCCTCCATTTATTGTCCACCATTCCCCCCCATCTTGCTTCTCTGACTTTAAAATAGAGCTGTTGCTCAGCCTCAGATTGTGTCCATTCATTGTTGTGCTTTAGAACAAATAATTAGTGTCTCTGAGTAAAGTCCTCTAAATATGTGAGCTACTGTATCCTTTGGGGATCAAGGACTCAGTGCCTCTTCTTTCTGGGGAAAGATATCACAGAATGGGTGTATGTCATTTTGATGTTAAATAGACTAACAGATTTAACTGACTAATCCTAAAGAATAAACTACCAAAAGGTTTTCCATTGATTTCACTGGCTGTCTCAAACTTTAAGACTCCTTCACTCTTAAAGGAACAGTTCATTCTGCATTCTGGTGAAACTCTTAGTAAATCCAGGCCTAAATTCATTTTGatgtctgaaaacatctgacaaactttgattttggcGTGAACGGTCAATTTAAACCATGTATCTCTCTCCTTTGCATTGCAGCCTTAACAGTATTGCAGTACTGTCTGCCACCAGTAGAGTTCATGAGTGCTACAGTATCAACAGTAGAATTCACCTCCATCTGCTGGTGGATCCAGC
This region of Salvelinus sp. IW2-2015 linkage group LG12, ASM291031v2, whole genome shotgun sequence genomic DNA includes:
- the LOC111971002 gene encoding homeobox protein PKNOX1 isoform X2, whose amino-acid sequence is MEAQSASLDEYPEVDQVLVQMRVGADADGDPEQSLTEGSEGGAGSPSAMQPQTPMDTDKQAIYRHPLFPLLALLFEKCEQSTQSSDCVSSASFNVDIENFVRSQKKEGKGFFCDDPDVDNLMVKAIQVLRIHLLELEKVSDLCKDFCSRYIACLRTKMNSETLLSGGDTDSPCSPVQIQTSSPLTGTLSPQGIVMSASTLQQGNVTLTTVNSAGQVLAGGTVYQPITVVTPQGQVVGQAISPQTIRINNTQLQLQLNQDLSSFFTQEDSSSKSNKRGVLPKSATNIMRTWLFQHIGHPYPTEDEKKQLAIQTNLTLLQVNNWFINARRRILQPMMDSSASDAPKSRKRTPQSRPTQRFWPMANNIASAGVGQEVAMDDDVTMVTMGMSVDELQTLTSDSATLAMQQVMMGGHSEEEDGESEEEEEEEEEEEEGGDMAGLE
- the LOC111971002 gene encoding homeobox protein PKNOX1 isoform X1 yields the protein MEAQSASLDEYPEVDQVLVQMRVGADADGDPEQSLTEGSEGGAGSPSAMQPQTPMDTDKQAIYRHPLFPLLALLFEKCEQSTQSSDCVSSASFNVDIENFVRSQKKEGKGFFCDDPDVDNLMVKAIQVLRIHLLELEKVSDLCKDFCSRYIACLRTKMNSETLLSGGDTDSPCSPVQIQTSSPLTGTLSPQGIVMSASTLQQGNVTLTTVNSAGQVLAGMSPWHTTSTGGTVYQPITVVTPQGQVVGQAISPQTIRINNTQLQLQLNQDLSSFFTQEDSSSKSNKRGVLPKSATNIMRTWLFQHIGHPYPTEDEKKQLAIQTNLTLLQVNNWFINARRRILQPMMDSSASDAPKSRKRTPQSRPTQRFWPMANNIASAGVGQEVAMDDDVTMVTMGMSVDELQTLTSDSATLAMQQVMMGGHSEEEDGESEEEEEEEEEEEEGGDMAGLE